One genomic region from Bacillus rossius redtenbacheri isolate Brsri chromosome 6, Brsri_v3, whole genome shotgun sequence encodes:
- the LOC134532462 gene encoding calmodulin, whose protein sequence is MADQLTEEQIAEFKEAFSLFDKDGDGTITTKELGTVMRSLGQNPTEAELQDMINEVDADGNGTIDFPEFLTMMARKMKDTDSEEEIREAFRVFDKDGNGFISAAELRHVMTNLGEKLTDEEVDEMIREADIDGDGQVNYEEFVTMMTSK, encoded by the exons GCGGACCAGCTGACGGAAGAACAAATCGCAGAGTTCAAAGAGGCGTTCTCCTTGTTCGACAAGGATGGCGACGGCACAATCACAACCAAAGAGCTGGGCACTGTCATGAGGTCGCTAGGCCAGAACCCCACAGAGGCCGAGCTGCAGGATATGATAAACGAGGTCGATGCGGATG GTAACGGCACAATAGACTTCCCCGAGTTCCTGACGATGATGGCGAGAAAGATGAAAGACACGGACAGCGAAGAGGAGATCAGGGAGGCATTCCGAGTGTTCGACAAGGACGGCAACGGCTTCATCAGCGCGGCGGAGCTGAGGCACGTGATGACGAACCTGGGGGAGAAGCTGACGGACGAGGAGGTGGACGAGATGATCCGCGAGGCGGATATCGACGGCGACGGCCAGGTCAACTACGAAG agTTCGTTACCATGATGACATCAAAGTGA